The Manis javanica isolate MJ-LG chromosome 13, MJ_LKY, whole genome shotgun sequence region AGAAAGCAAACAGCTACATGGAGAAGAATGTATTTCTCAGGACCAATGACCCATATTTTTCTTAATGGCATTACACAAAAGGCAAAGGTGGATTGTCATAGAATAAAACAGATCAAAGAAATGAACAACCAAATGCCTTCAGTGTTATCTTTGGATTTTGAAGAACAGCTGTAAAAAAGACAATTTAGAGGCAATGGGGGATTTGAATCTGGACTGgctgttttttcttaattttttaattttgatatcattaatgtacaattacttgaacaacattatggttcaactagactccccccattatgaagtcccgcccacataccccattacagtcactgtccatcagcatagtaagatgctgtagaatcattacttgtcctctctgtatatactgcctttcccgtgtcccccccctacattatgtgtgctaattgtaatgccccattttcccccttatccctcccttcccacccaccctccccagtctctttcccatgGGGCTAGACTGTGGACTGTGCAGCTCTAAGGACTTGAAATCTGCTGGGGAAATGCTGAACGGCTAGGGAAGAAAGACACTTAATAGGCAGGAGGGAAGATGgagtgataaaatatatataaaactgagCATTTGTCACCAAGGAGGAACAAGCGGCTGCTACTTTGTAAAGCAGAGAGGAACATGGCCACTTTAATCTGAGGATTAAAGGATGGAGATTAGGGATTTAGATACTTTTGTGATAGGGATCAGATTGAACACAGATGGGTGAAAGAGGATACTTGATAAGTAGGACGCAATTATTCTGTCAACAAATGTTAACTGTTCTTGTCCATGCAGACAAGACCAATGAGAGCTATGCAGAAAAATAAGGCATGCTAAGAGGACATGGCGTGGGAGGGGATCAGAGAAGTCACATCTGAGGAAGTGACAACTGAACAAAGACCAGAATGAGGCATGTGAATATGTTCCCCTCCTCCCAAATTTCTTTATACTAGAGTTGAGAAACTCTTTCTAAGGAAGACCACAGAGTGTGCCAACACCCACTCTACCACATATTATCTGTATGgctttttatgtatatttcattataaatgttAGATTTAAATAAGTAAGAATCAGTGATAACAGCAATGAAAGTAATACTATTTGCccttattgttttcttatttacttGTTTACTGATTTTCTTCCTCAGGGAACTAGGAGCTCCTGTCCAGTGTTACAGGCCTAGAGCCAATGGCTAAATATTTAAGTGAATAAAGATGCCAGTGGGTGAGTACTGTTATGgcccccatttcacagaaaggaaacaggctcagagaggtgaagtgacttattcaaggtcacacagccagcaaatgGCAGAACTGGTATTTGAACTTTGGTCTCTCTGGCTGCCAAGGTAAGTAGCAATGGAATGATTTGTAGCTAGAAACACAGGGCATCCTGACCCAATAATGGGATATCTTTGTCTTTAGGATGGAGGTGGGGCACTAGACAAATGCTAATACATTAGACAAAGGattagtatccccattttacaggtggggaaactgaggctcagacagggtAAAGAACCTTGCCCAAGATCTGTAGCTCTGTGAagggaggaggcccctgggacagGAAATATGCAGAAAAGGCCTGCTCAGGACCCTCTCCATGCCCCCAACCCCTTACCTGCCCAGGTCTGGGGCTGttcttcttcctgttttccttcaTCCTCCTCCAGGAAATCTCCCAGCAGCTTTTTAGCCTCCTGGGCCTCAGCCCCTGCTGGGGCAGCCCAGCCCAAGAAGGTGCAGATACTGCCTAGGTCCGAGTGAGCAGGGGGGTCGTGGAAATCCTGAGGGTGGTCCCGAAGCCAGGAGCCCAGCACCGATACCACAGCCCTGGCCAGAAGGGCAGCCTCAGAGCCCAACCCCAAGCTCTGGACCTTGGGGGCCCCTGCAACTCAGATCCGACCTTTGACCTTTAGGACCCCCTCAACCCCCATGGGAGACCAACCTTAGGTTCTTGTTGAAGCTCAGATCTTGTCCTTCAGTCTTCTTGATCTCTACCCTGGGAAGAGCCCCTCAATCAGGTGAAGAAGAGAGGGTTAGGGGGGATTAGCAGGAGGATTCTGGTGGGGGGATTCCTGGTTCCAAAACGGAGGGAGTGGCCAGTAGAGGGGCTGCAAGTGGGAACCCGGAGGTTTCCCTTTACTACTGACCCCGGCGGCAGGGGCGGCGGCTGCGGTGGCAGGAGAAGGCCCAGCACGCGGGCGGTGGGCACAAAAGCTCGGTGGGTGGCCAGAAAGGCAGGCACAAAGCCCGGGTCCTGCTCGCGGTCTCCAGACACCAGCTCCCGCACCAGCCGATCCAGCCGCGCCGCCCTCAGCGCCCGCACCTTGCTCGTGCGGTAATGGAGGAAGGCGTCTGCAGAGGGACTGGTGGTCTGCAGGGAAAGGGGGCAACAGTGGAACACGGAGAAACGGTCCCCTGAGCACCCCTTTTCCAATCACACCCATGGCTCGCCCCATCCTGTGGTCCCGTCCATTCGTCTGACTCCCGCCCCCTCCTGGATTCATTATTCTGACCTAATGACCCTGTAACCCCTCCAGCACCCATGGCCTTCCATCCTCGCCCTCTGCCCCCGCTCACTCCCCGTCCCGCCACCCCTTTTCCCCCGCTGCTCCAAGCTCTGCAGTCGCGCTTCACAGGCCGTTCCTGGTCCCCGCTCTCACCTGGCTGCTTCTAAACAccgcccctccctccagctccgcCCCACTGGACCCTAGCTCACCCAGGCCTTGCGGCCCAAGTTCTGCCCCCAGGTCTCGCCCCGGCACCGCGCCCTCCGGGCCCCGCCTCATTTATCTACACCCATTCACTTGGCAGTCCCCAGGCCCCTTTCTACACTAACCTGGCGCCTCTAAGCCCCGCCCTGCCTCGGGCTCCCGCTCCGCCCCTCCACTCCGCCCTCGCCTCCTCCCCTCCAGGCCCCGCCACTTAGTCCCTCCCTCACCTGGGCgcctcccgccccgccccgccccgccctccaACCCCTTTCTCACCTGGCAGCCCCCAGGCCCTCCCCCCGGGCTCCAGCGCTGACTGAGCTGCCGCCGCAGGGACACGCTGTACACTGCTCCCTCCTCGGTCTCCTCGCCCCAGTCCTGCAGCGGCGCCTGGACGCGGACTCGGGCTCAGGGCGCCGTGGGGGAAACGGTCCCCGGGTCCTTGGCGCCCCCTTCCCGCGCAGGCTCAGGCGGGACCTTCTGGCTCCATCCTCCCCGCTCCACCGCTCCCCCCGCGCCCACGGCGGGCTCTCCGGCTAGGGAAGCCCCCTCGGAGCCACAGGCACCCTCCCTCCCTCGTCCTGAGGATGCGGCGGCATTTGGGGTGTCCCAAGGCCCAGTCTCGAGGAGTCTGTCTCTGGGCCCTACCGCAGAGACGATTCCCCAGCCCCTAAGAAGAACTAACTCCTGAATCAGGGGCTGGGAGGACCGAGGCAGGGGCTCCCGGGCCGGTCGGGAGGGTTCAATTTGCCAGAAGGCGGGGAGTTGGAGTTTCTGGACGTGAGGGGCGCCAGAGACATGGGGTCCCAAGACTTCCGGCTCCCTTACCAGGGTGAGCTCCTTGCTTGCTGTCCGCTCCATGGCCCGCGCCCGTCCCGCTCCGCGTGTGCCTGAGTGAGGCGGAAGGGCCAGCGGGCGCAGGGCCCTGGCCGGGAgctggggcggggcggggcggagcaGGGGCGGGGCTGGAGGGACCCACGGCTCTCGGCTGTCCCCAGTCGAACCCCAGCGTCCAGCCCAGGGGAGAGATTCCCGCTCTCCCTATAGATGTGTATCAGTCAGTATCCAGGGGAAAGGACATCCCTCGCCCCTGGGTGTGTGTAGCTAAGTGGGGAACGAGCCTCCATCCCCTGAGAGTGTTCTGACGTCAGGGAGGCTGGTAGGTCCTGGGTGCGGCGGTATCTCCTGTTTCTCTGGAGGAGCAGGGGGCCTCAATCTGTGCCCCCAAATGATGGAACACGTCACTCCCTTGGCTGGAGGGGGCTAGGTCTGCAGCCCTGGGTTTGGGAAGGTGCTGGTTAAAGAAAAGGCGAATACTCTGGGGATTGCTCGGTAACCTTTATTGCGCGATTTCGAGGCAGCCGCAGACCCGTTGGGAGATTTATCGTGGGAACGTCTGGAGGCCTgactccctttcttttctccggGCGCCACCAGCCGCCTCAGCTCTCTTGTCCCTGCCGCGTTTAGCCTTTGACGGGTTGGTGGGCCCGCGGTTGGACCCAGAGGGATCAGGGGCTCCGCTGGGACCCGGAGGGGGCCCGCCCATCTTGCTGCGGGATTTTATCAATTTCTGGGAACGCCTCTTGAGCTCCTCGCGGGTCAACACCTCGTTGTCTTCATCCTCACTGTCCTCTTCGTCTGCGGAGGCTGATAAAGGGACTCAGGTTCCCGTCCCTAACTCGGGTTTCCCTGCCCAGCCTCtaccgccccacccccacctgggcCCGATCTCCAACTACCTTGGGGCGCCGGTCCCGCCCCTTTTTCCTGCGCGTTCTTACCCAAGAACTCGTCCTCGAGACCGGCAGGCGGCAGGGTGATGCGAGTGTTGTGAGGGGGCAGCGTTCCCTCTAGCTTGGAGTAGAACTGGGGAGAGGAACAGCGGTAGAGAAGAGCAGGGTGAGGCAGGGGTCGCAGGGAagtcccctttctccccaccgaTTTCGAGATATACCCCGATTCCAGACGTTTAGCTTTTCTCGGGCCCAGCCGTGTCGTTCGTCCTCAGCGCGCACGCTGAGGGTCCCCTTACCCTGAGGCCTGACTTCGGTCTCTGGGGCTCCGCCTCTCGGCCTCTTGAGGCCTGAGCCCTGATCCCCCCAGCCCTGTCCTCTGCCCTCCTCGGACCCTCTGGAAGATGTCCTGGCTCAGCTCTGGCGCCTTGAACCTCATCCGTTGTCCCTAAAGCCCATTCCCATCCCATTTGCCTCCTTCCTGGCCTCCCGAGCTGTCCCCGGCTCCCTGGATTTCGgccccaccccctggctgcacAGGCACCTTACTGTCCTCGATGCGGCGCAGCACCTCCGGCACGTTGTATTTTTCGACTTCCGCCTGCAGCTTCAGGAGCTTTTCCGCCACGAGGTCCATTAGATTGGGCAGATAGTCATCTGCATTGGGATCCAGCTCCTTTGGCGCGGAGCCGCGGGCCTCCTGCTGCTGGGGGAGGAACCAGGTCAGCAGGGAGGGGCGTGGCCTCTGGGGGCAGGTTCCACTCGGAGGCGGGGCTTTTCCTCAGCACCATGCCTTTGAAGGTGAGGCACCACCCGCAGAGGTGGTGCTATCTTTTGTGATGCGGGACCACCTCTGAGGGCAGAGCCCCTAAactccagacacacacaagcGGTGCCGGGGGGGGAGGGTAGAAGTCTTTTCGTGGGATGGGGTGTGGGAGGTAATAACTCGCGAAAGGCCATTTCAGGGATGACCTTAAGAAATGGGCCGCtgctgggaggagggtggggccTCAACTGTCTCTGGCCGCTGCGGGATTGCAGCGGGATCCCTGAGGTTTTGGGCTGGCGGAGGCAGGTGGGACTTTCCCGTAGAGACCGGGAAGGGTCTCAAGTTCTGGGCCTCCTGAGGAGTAAGGGGACGTAGGGTGGGGCCTCTAAGgagtggggcggggcggggcggggcggggcttccCCTGTGGGCGGGCCTATACCCGGGACGTCAGCACCCGGCACGGGGTGGGTTTCTCGAGTGGCTTCCCTTGAGTCCCGGTAGGAACTCCACCTGAGTGGCGGCACCGTCTTTTAAGTCCTGGGAGCTTCTAGGCATGGCTTCCTCGAGGGCGGGGCCTCCCAAGGTGACGTGGCTCAGCTTGCCCGCCAGGTGCTCCAGGCCTTCCTTGGCCGTTTCCAGCGTCCTCCTGGCACCCTCCACCTTATCCCGAGCCTCATCGCGTCGCTGCTCCTCCGCCTTGAGGCGCTTCTGTAACTCGACTATCTGCTTCTGCTCGCTGCAGGGTGCGGGGAGTTCGTCATTGGAGCGCCGCACGGCGCCGCAGCacccctctccaccctcccccgGGCACCGGGGCCTCACCTCACCAGCGCGGCTTCCCCAGAGTACTTGAGGTCTTCCAGCTCCCGCTGCAGCCGCTCCTTCTCTTGTTTCATGCTCAGCAGCTTCTGCTCGTTCTCGGTTTTGAAAGCCTCCAACCGCGCAGAAATGTCATCCTGCACCAGGCATAGCTGCAGTAGGCCCTGCGGACCACCCAGTCCCGGTCAGAGCCGGGGCCTGGGCAGGCACGGGTGCATCCCTCCTCCTTATCCCTGGGCTTTCAAGAAAGGTGGCCTAAGCTGATGGCTTCTGCACAATGGTGTTAGGGAATCTGTGAGTCAAACTCAGGGCTGCCTCAAGGGTGGGCAGCCtcggaaaaataatttttgtaggGCTCTCTTCCTTGTCTATATAAGGAATGTGAATCAGCCAAGTTAGCGTGGGGGGCAGGGTAGCAGTGAGCAATAGCTGCTTTCCAAAATCAACATGCTGGTTGCACACATCCTGGCATCGAATTTCGCCGAATCCCGAATTTCCCGAATTTCGCTGCAAATAGGGCAGTTACCAGGAGAGATCCGCCCTCCAGTCCGATCTCTGTAAAGGCCCGGTGCCTTTTAGTGCCCCAGATCACCCTATCGATCCAAGTCCCAGAACTCCTCAAGGGTGACCTCATGGGAGGAGTAGCAGGTTGGAAAGTGGCCAAAGAAACCAGACTTAGGGTCCAGCAGGATCAGTGTTTGCCAGCGGAGGACATAAGGATCTTAGAGATTTTTGAGAAAAATGCTTCAAAACACAGGACTCAAGGACAGGGGCCAGGAATGCCCGTGCCTGAGGATTGGCACTGGGTGGTGTACTGTTCCCCAGACCACAATACAGGCGCTGGAAATACAGCAGAGGAGAAACAAAACTCCCCGTTCTTGCAGAGCTGACAATGCCAAAGAAGTTAGCGCTGGTTCAAGAGCCAGCAAAGAAAGGGAGTAATGACGAGTGTAGACAGCTCGTTGTAGGTCTTGCTGTGAGGGGCAGGAGAGCaacggaaggaagggaaagatgcCTCGAGAAGAGAGCAGGTTTGCGAACTGAGGCACTCAccgggcagggaggggaggcggGTGTGTCGGCTTTCCCCGCCTGGGCTCGGCTTGGGTGCTCAGAGCAGGCGAGTTAGGCTAAGGGCACTCACGTGCTGGTCGGCCACTACGGGTGCGTCCTTGACCTTGTCGAGGAGCACCCCCATCTTGTACTCGCTCCAGCGCCGCCGCAGCTCCTCCTCCTTGGCGGGCAGGCTGTCCGGGCTCACATCGCTGTACGGCAGCAGCGAGTGCCCGCTCTGGGTCTGCTCGCAGATTGAGGTCAGGGCCAGGGTCAGCTCTCGGACAGAGGCTGAGGGTGAGGGTCGGGCAGGGGTATCAGGCCAGGCGTCAGGGAGCGGGTAGGGCCCAGGCAGGGATCGGGGCTGGGCGGGGTCAAGAGGGCAGGGACGGGACCTGTAGGTCGGGGGCGGGCTGGAGGCAGGATCAGATTTAGGACAGGCTCCTAATCAGGTGGGGAAGACTGGAGACCCGCCAGTGAGTTAGGAGAGGGCTGGAGGCAACTCCAGCAAGGGAATCAGACGGGGCGAGGGTGGgctcagggaggtgggagggaccCCGGCATCAAGTGGAGGTGGGGGCGGACGCAGGAAAAACACCACGAGCGAGGAGGGATATTTAGGGTGTGGGCCGAGTCAAGGCTGGGGCGGGCTGGGGTCACTGCAGAGCCAGGTCAAGGTTGGGGGGGCTGGGGCGCGCCCACCTCGACCTCGCTGTGTTGCTTCTGCAGTGTTCTCTCCTCCAGGCTCTTCCGGCACTCGGTTAGGTGACGCTCGCGCTTCTTGCGCTCCTGTGACATGGTCTCCTCCAGACACTGCAGCTCGTTCTGGAGGGGGGCAGGGGAACAGCAGGACCAGCTGGTACCTACTGTGGCTGAGGCAGTCGGAGCAGTGGGCCCAACTCAGAAGAGATGGGCCAGGCTGCCAGGTCCTGGGAGATAGATGACAGGGGCTCGGGGACCATGGTGTCTGGGCGGGACCTgcaggggctggggagctggCACCTTGGCGATATCCCTGGCCTTGAGCGCCTCCTGTTTCACCACATGCAGCTCCTCCAGCTCGTGTTCCGCCTTCACCACCTCAGCTTCCATGACGTCCACCCGGTTCTTCAAGTGACGGTTCTCTTCCTGGGACACGGGGAATGGGGCAGGCCTGTGACCGCTGTCCCTGCCAGTGTGGCCCCCCCTGCCtttgcccccaccccaggccctcctggtccctaccTGTAGCTGGGCCTTGAGCTGCAGGTACACTTTGCTGATGCGTTCTGCCTCCCCCGCCTTCATCAGGGCCTTCTCCAGGCGGTTCTCCAGGGACCGCACGGTCTGGAGCAAAGCAAGGCAGGGTTGAGTCTGCTCAGCTCCTCCCCGGGGTCAAGAGCTCCCTGCGCCTCACCAGCCTCACCCTTGCCATCTCCGTGTTGCTATCTTGCGCCTCGGCCATCTGCTGTTCACGCAGGTGGTCCTCCTGCTGGAGCTCCGTCAGCCGCTTCTGCCGCAAGCCCACCTGATAGTGCAGAGCGTTGAGCTGCTTCACCTTCTTACTCAGCTGGTGGTCCAGGTACTCCAGGGCCTGCTGGAGGGAGGCGAACAACGGGAGGGGCCTgagcctccccagcccctcctccctttcttctcctgtATCTTGGATCTCATCTCCCTTTTCTTAATTGCATCTGACCAGTTGATTCCTCTCCTCCTGAAGATTTTCTTCAGCAGCTTCTAGGAACCCATATTCCAGTTTTCCACCCACATCTCTGGCTGCCCCTTCTTCTTTGCCTTTGGAGAGAGAACCCAGGCTCTTCTTTCCTCTATCCATACCTCCCTCCTTGGTGACCCTAACCCATCTCAGGATTTTAAAGGTCACTTATATACAAGGAAAATACCCAAAGTTAGCCCAACTGCAGGCTCATCTATCCATGCCTACACTGCCTTCCAGACATCTCTGCCAGCACCTCAAAACCACTGTCTCTCAAATCAAGCAATCGATCTTTTCCCCAAACCTGCCCTTCTCAAATCTTCTCCATCTTGCTTCATGGCTGAGCTCCATCATTCCAGGTGCTCAAGTGCAAAACCTTGATGTCATCCtcaccttctctttttctctcccatcTATGTCCAATTTTTAGTGACTCTCTGTTCTATTTCAAAGGTTCCCTCCAAAGTATCTCCTTCTTCCTATTTCCACCACTTTTGTCCAAGTGCAGCCAACCCTTTGCTTCTTCACAGTCCATTTTCCACTTCTCTGGTTCTTAGCATAAAATCTGCATTCTTCATCATGGCCAGCAAGGCTTGCTGCCAAGATTCAGCTCCTGCTGACCTCCCTGACCCCACATCCTAACAAGGCCCTGTACCCCGTCCAGCTACACTGGCCTCCCCCATTCCTACCCCAGGgactttgcacttgctattcccTCTGCCAGGAGCCCTTTTATCCGTATCATTTCCTGTTCCTCAAATATCACTTTCTTAGAGAGAAGGGCTTTGCTTACTTCTCATTTCCCCAATCTAAAGTGCAAAATCTTGCCGCCATCTTGTTCTAGTAAgccactgttttattttattcatttctcctgTCACTACTGGAAATTACttgtttctctctatatatattttatgtctgTTTTCTCTCAAAGGATATGAGGTTTTGGGGAGTGGggatttggtctttttttttttttaactgcacagTCACCAACACCTAATACCATACCAGGCACTTGGTTGGTGCAtaattgagtgaataaatgaatgctggCTGGTGTGAAGAAGGGATTGGAGAGGGTgagactggaggcagggagtCCAGTGGTGAGGGGATGGAAGCTAGAAATGAAGGGAGATGGTCAGTGGCAGGGGAGTGGGGCAAACCTGGCATGTTTTGTTCTTCAGGTAGGGCCACTCCGACTTCCATTCCTCAGTCACTGCCTGGACCACTTTCTCATCTCTCTGCAAGGAGAGGAACCCAGTCACCACGGAT contains the following coding sequences:
- the ODAD3 gene encoding outer dynein arm-docking complex subunit 3 isoform X1; protein product: MTSPLCGAATSSALPAEDQVSTSPEVRRGPTRGRRRKPQGKGATQGGSPPHPKSGPLHTSAVEKEVAEFQRKIQLLEANRKAFHESTQGTIKKNQETINQLHENIKMSQLQLKDLLQRDEKVVQAVTEEWKSEWPYLKNKTCQQALEYLDHQLSKKVKQLNALHYQVGLRQKRLTELQQEDHLREQQMAEAQDSNTEMARTVRSLENRLEKALMKAGEAERISKVYLQLKAQLQEENRHLKNRVDVMEAEVVKAEHELEELHVVKQEALKARDIAKNELQCLEETMSQERKKRERHLTECRKSLEERTLQKQHSEVETQSGHSLLPYSDVSPDSLPAKEEELRRRWSEYKMGVLLDKVKDAPVVADQHGLLQLCLVQDDISARLEAFKTENEQKLLSMKQEKERLQRELEDLKYSGEAALVSEQKQIVELQKRLKAEEQRRDEARDKVEGARRTLETAKEGLEHLAGKLSHVTLGGPALEEAMPRSSQDLKDGAATQQQEARGSAPKELDPNADDYLPNLMDLVAEKLLKLQAEVEKYNVPEVLRRIEDSKFYSKLEGTLPPHNTRITLPPAGLEDEFLASADEEDSEDEDNEVLTREELKRRSQKLIKSRSKMGGPPPGPSGAPDPSGSNRGPTNPSKAKRGRDKRAEAAGGARRKERESGLQTFPR
- the ODAD3 gene encoding outer dynein arm-docking complex subunit 3 isoform X2, giving the protein MTSPLCGAATSSALPAEDQVSTSPEVRRGPTRGRRRKPQGKGATQGGSPPHPKSGPLHTSAVEKEVAEFQRKIQLLEANRKAFHESTQGTIKKNQETINQLHENIKMSQLQLKDLLQRDEKVVQAVTEEWKSEWPYLKNKTCQQALEYLDHQLSKKVKQLNALHYQVGLRQKRLTELQQEDHLREQQMAEAQDSNTEMARTVRSLENRLEKALMKAGEAERISKVYLQLKAQLQEENRHLKNRVDVMEAEVVKAEHELEELHVVKQEALKARDIAKNELQCLEETMSQERKKRERHLTECRKSLEERTLQKQHSEVETQSGHSLLPYSDVSPDSLPAKEEELRRRWSEYKMGVLLDKVKDAPVVADQHGLLQLCLVQDDISARLEAFKTENEQKLLSMKQEKERLQRELEDLKYSGEAALVSEQKQIVELQKRLKAEEQRRDEARDKVEGARRTLETAKEGLEHLAGKLSHVTLGGPALEEAMPRSSQDLKDGAATQQEARGSAPKELDPNADDYLPNLMDLVAEKLLKLQAEVEKYNVPEVLRRIEDSKFYSKLEGTLPPHNTRITLPPAGLEDEFLASADEEDSEDEDNEVLTREELKRRSQKLIKSRSKMGGPPPGPSGAPDPSGSNRGPTNPSKAKRGRDKRAEAAGGARRKERESGLQTFPR
- the ODAD3 gene encoding outer dynein arm-docking complex subunit 3 isoform X3, with product MTSPLCGAATSSALPAEDQVSTSPEVRRGPTRGRRRKPQGKGATQGGSPPHPKSGPLHTSAVEKEVAEFQRKIQLLEANRKAFHESTQGTIKKNQETINQLHENIKMSQLQLKDLLQRDEKVVQAVTEEWKSEWPYLKNKTCQQALEYLDHQLSKKVKQLNALHYQVGLRQKRLTELQQEDHLREQQMAEAQDSNTEMARTVRSLENRLEKALMKAGEAERISKVYLQLKAQLQEENRHLKNRVDVMEAEVVKAEHELEELHVVKQEALKARDIAKNELQCLEETMSQERKKRERHLTECRKSLEERTLQKQHSEVETQSGHSLLPYSDVSPDSLPAKEEELRRRWSEYKMGVLLDKVKDAPVVADQHGLLQLCLVQDDISARLEAFKTENEQKLLSMKQEKERLQRELEDLKYSGEAALVSEQKQIVELQKRLKAEEQRRDEARDKVEGARRTLETAKEGLEHLAGKLSHVTLGGPALEEAMPRSSQDLKDGAATQQQEARGSAPKELDPNADDYLPNLMDLVAEKLLKLQAEVEKYNVPEVLRRIEDILLQARGNAAPSQHSHHPAACRSRGRVLGLRRRRGQ